A section of the Malus sylvestris chromosome 17, drMalSylv7.2, whole genome shotgun sequence genome encodes:
- the LOC126610641 gene encoding protein NRT1/ PTR FAMILY 5.9-like, giving the protein MAGSGGKRLGNSCILLIVIAGMERFAYKGVASNLVTYLTDVVQMSNSAAAKTVNSWCGFTSMLPLLVAPLVDSYWDRYPTILASSFLYVAGLVALTSTAFTRASSTANKTSSNSSFLFWSLYLISVGQGGYNPSLQAFGADQLDSEEELPSSKDDQKSNKKSVFFQWWYFGVCSGSLMGVTLMSYIQDTFGWILGFAIPMISMVISIVVFSCGSRIYTYRENDQAMDYKLVFNIAQTIKAAALKLMKCRITLPNETNVTELELQEKPLCHQNISSTASLVENPKSRFYVIENAKVLLRLLPIWIMLLMFAVIFQQPPTFFTKQGMTMKRNIGSNFKIPPATLQSAITLSIILLMPLYDKIMIPITRLVTCSEKGISVMQRMGIGMFVSVIAMAIAAVVETKRLKISREMEMRGSQSETVPLSIFWLLPQYILLGISDIFTVVGMQEFFYSEVPGRMRTMAFALYTSVFGVGSYLSTFLIATVEAVTSSEGRQSWFSDDMGEARLDKYYWFLASLSALSFVFYVILSTFYTSKKDLDLENETCK; this is encoded by the exons ATGGCTGGATCAGGAGGAAAAAGACTCGGCAACTCGTGCATTCTGCTGATAG TGATTGCTGGGATGGAGAGATTTGCGTACAAAGGAGTGGCATCGAATTTAGTTACTTATTTAACCGATGTGGTACAAATGAGCAACTCTGCGGCGGCCAAGACGGTGAACAGTTGGTGTGGGTTCACATCCATGCTCCCACTCTTAGTTGCACCCCTTGTTGACTCTTACTGGGACAGATATCCCACCATCTTGGCCTCTTCTTTCCTCTATGTTGCA GGGCTTGTGGCATTGACATCAACAGCATTCACCCGGGCATCATCTACTGCAAACAAAACAAGTTCCAATTCATCATTTCTGTTTTGGTCTCTGTATTTGATTTCTGTTGGTCAAGGTGGATACAACCCATCTCTACAAGCATTTGGAGCAGACCAACTGGACAGTGAAGAGGAACTCCCTAGCAGCAAAGATGACCAAAAATCTAACAAAAAGAGTGTGTTTTTTCAGTGGTGGTATTTTGGTGTTTGCAGTGGCAGCCTCATGGGTGTCACTCTCATGTCCTACATTCAAGACACTTTTGGTTGGATTCTAGGTTTCGCCATCCCCATGATATCGATGGTTATATCCATCGTGGTATTTTCCTGTGGAAGCCGAATCTATACATATAGAGAGAATGATCAGGCCATGGATTATAAGCTTGTTTTCAACATAGCTCAAACCATCAAGGCAGCTGCATTAAAGCTAATGAAATGCAGAATCACATTACCAAATGAAACTAATGTTACTGAGCTAGA GCTCCAAGAGAAACCGCTTTGCCATCAAAATATTAGCAGCACAGCGAGCTTGGTTGAGAATCCCAAAAGCCGCTTCTACGTGATTGAAAATGCAAAAGTGCTTTTGAGGCTTCTGCCAATATGGATTATGCTTTTGATGTTTGCAGTGATTTTCCAACAGCCTCCAACATTTTTCACCAAACAAGGCATGACAATGAAGAGGAACATTGGAAGCAACTTCAAGATTCCACCAGCAACTCTGCAAAGTGCTATTACACTTTCCATAATCCTCCTGATGCCTCTGTATGACAAAATAATGATCCCGATTACGCGTCTGGTTACATGTAGCGAAAAGGGTATCAGCGTGATGCAACGGATGGGGATTGGAATGTTCGTTTCGGTCATAGCAATGGCCATTGCAGCGGTTGTGGAAACAAAAAGGCTCAAGATCAGCAGGGAAATGGAAATGCGGGGATCTCAATCCGAGACTGTGCCGTTAAGCATCTTCTGGCTGCTGCCACAGTACATTCTTTTGGGCATTTCAGACATTTTCACCGTTGTTGGAATGCAAGAGTTTTTTTACTCTGAAGTTCCGGGAAGAATGAGAACAATGGCCTTTGCATTGTACACTAGTGTTTTTGGGGTGGGAAGTTACCTGAGTACCTTTTTGATTGCAACAGTTGAAGCAGTTACAAGTTCAGAAGGAAGGCAGAGCTGGTTCTCTGATGACATGGGTGAAGCTAGGCTTGACAAATACTACTGGTTCTTGGCATCACTAAGTGCACTTAGCTttgtgttttatgtaattttgtcTACGTTTTACACAAGTAAGAAGGATCTGGATTTGGAAAATGAAacctgtaaataa
- the LOC126610647 gene encoding uncharacterized protein LOC126610647 isoform X1, which produces MEEKVVAVIMVGGPTKGTRFRPLSFNTPKPLFPLAGQAMVHHPISACKKIPNLAQIYLVGFYEEKEFALYVSSISNELKVPVRYLREDKPHGSAGGLYYCRDVIMEDSPSHIFLLNCDVCCSFPLVDMLEAHKRYKGIGTMLVIKVSAESANQFGELVADHATKELLHYTEKPETFVSDLINCGVYVFTPDIFTAIQEVSSHREGRANLRRVSSFEALQSATRTLPTDFVRLDQDILSPLAGKNKLYTYETMDFWEQIKTPGMSLKCSGLYLSQFRINSKHHLASGDGTKNARIVGDVYVHPSAKVHPTSKIGPDVSLSANVRVGAGVRLINCIVLDDVEIKENAVVINAIVGWKSCIGKWSRVQADGDYNAKLGITILGEEVTVEDEVVVINSIVLPNKTLNVSVQEEIIL; this is translated from the exons ATGGAGGAGAAGGTAGTCGCTGTAATCATGGTGGGTGGGCCCACCAAAG GGACTAGATTCCGGCCTCTTTCATTCAACACTCCGAAACCGCTGTTCCCATTGGCCGGGCAGGCCATGGTGCACCACCCCATTTCAGCTTGCAAAAAG ATACCCAATTTAGCTCAAATCTATTTGGTTGGATTCTATGAAGAGAAAGAATTCGCACTGTATGTGTCTTCCATTTCCAATGAGCTCAAAGTGCCAGTGAGGTACTTGAGAGAGGACAAGCCTCACGGTTCCGCCGGCGGACTTTATTACTGCAGAGATGTCATCATGGAAGACAGCCCG TCTCATATCTTTTTGCTGAATTGTGATGTTTGCTGCAGTTTTCCACTTGTAGACATGCTTG AGGCTCATAAAAGATATAAGGGAATAGGTACAATGTTAGTAATTAAG GTTTCTGCGGAATCTGCAAACCAGTTTGGGGAGTTGGTTGCTGATCATGCCACCAAAGAACTATTGCATTATACTGAGAAGCCAGAGACTTTT GTGAGCGATTTGATCAACTGTGGTGTATATGTATTTACTCCAGATATTTTTACTGCCATTCAAGAAGTCTCCAGTCACCGAGAAGGCAGAG CTAATTTGCGTCGTGTTTCCAGCTTTGAAGCCCTCCAGTCCGCAACAAG GACTCTTCCCACAGATTTTGTTAGATTGGATCAAGATATTTTGTCACCTCTTGCTGGAAAGAATAAACTGTATACATATGAGACCATGGATTTTTGGGAACAGATCAAGACTCCAGG AATGTCTTTGAAATGTTCGGGTTTATATCTTTCTCAATTCCGAATTAACTCCAAACATCATCTAGCTAGTGGAGATGGTACCAAGAATGCTAGAATTGTTGGTGATGTTTATGTTCATCCATCGGCAAAAGTACATCCAACTTCTAAG ATTGGTCCCGATGTGTCTCTTTCAGCAAATGTTCGTGTAGGTGCAGGAGTAAGGCTTATAAATTGCATTGTCTTGGACGACGTGGAAATCAAG GAAAATGCAGTTGTTATAAATGCTATTGTTGGATGGAAGTCGTGTATTGGAAAATGGTCGCGTGTCCAG GCTGACGGAGACTACAACGCAAAGCTTGGAATTACCATCCTTG GAGAAGAGGTGACAGTTGAAGACGAAGTTGTGGTGATCAACAGCATCGTTCTCCCAAATAAGACTCTTAACGTTAGCGTACAGGAGGAAATCATTTTATAA
- the LOC126610647 gene encoding uncharacterized protein LOC126610647 isoform X2, with translation MEEKVVAVIMVGGPTKGTRFRPLSFNTPKPLFPLAGQAMVHHPISACKKIPNLAQIYLVGFYEEKEFALYVSSISNELKVPVRYLREDKPHGSAGGLYYCRDVIMEDSPSHIFLLNCDVCCSFPLVDMLEAHKRYKGIGTMLVIKVSAESANQFGELVADHATKELLHYTEKPETFVSDLINCGVYVFTPDIFTAIQEVSSHREGRANLRRVSSFEALQSATRTLPTDFVRLDQDILSPLAGKNKLYTYETMDFWEQIKTPGMSLKCSGLYLSQFRINSKHHLASGDGTKNARIVGDVYVHPSAKVHPTSKIGPDVSLSANVRVGAGVRLINCIVLDDVEIKENAVVINAIVGWKSCIGKWSRVQADGDYNAKLGITILGEEVTLTVEDEVVVINNILLPNKTLTFFFS, from the exons ATGGAGGAGAAGGTAGTCGCTGTAATCATGGTGGGTGGGCCCACCAAAG GGACTAGATTCCGGCCTCTTTCATTCAACACTCCGAAACCGCTGTTCCCATTGGCCGGGCAGGCCATGGTGCACCACCCCATTTCAGCTTGCAAAAAG ATACCCAATTTAGCTCAAATCTATTTGGTTGGATTCTATGAAGAGAAAGAATTCGCACTGTATGTGTCTTCCATTTCCAATGAGCTCAAAGTGCCAGTGAGGTACTTGAGAGAGGACAAGCCTCACGGTTCCGCCGGCGGACTTTATTACTGCAGAGATGTCATCATGGAAGACAGCCCG TCTCATATCTTTTTGCTGAATTGTGATGTTTGCTGCAGTTTTCCACTTGTAGACATGCTTG AGGCTCATAAAAGATATAAGGGAATAGGTACAATGTTAGTAATTAAG GTTTCTGCGGAATCTGCAAACCAGTTTGGGGAGTTGGTTGCTGATCATGCCACCAAAGAACTATTGCATTATACTGAGAAGCCAGAGACTTTT GTGAGCGATTTGATCAACTGTGGTGTATATGTATTTACTCCAGATATTTTTACTGCCATTCAAGAAGTCTCCAGTCACCGAGAAGGCAGAG CTAATTTGCGTCGTGTTTCCAGCTTTGAAGCCCTCCAGTCCGCAACAAG GACTCTTCCCACAGATTTTGTTAGATTGGATCAAGATATTTTGTCACCTCTTGCTGGAAAGAATAAACTGTATACATATGAGACCATGGATTTTTGGGAACAGATCAAGACTCCAGG AATGTCTTTGAAATGTTCGGGTTTATATCTTTCTCAATTCCGAATTAACTCCAAACATCATCTAGCTAGTGGAGATGGTACCAAGAATGCTAGAATTGTTGGTGATGTTTATGTTCATCCATCGGCAAAAGTACATCCAACTTCTAAG ATTGGTCCCGATGTGTCTCTTTCAGCAAATGTTCGTGTAGGTGCAGGAGTAAGGCTTATAAATTGCATTGTCTTGGACGACGTGGAAATCAAG GAAAATGCAGTTGTTATAAATGCTATTGTTGGATGGAAGTCGTGTATTGGAAAATGGTCGCGTGTCCAG GCTGACGGAGACTACAACGCAAAGCTTGGAATTACCATCCTTG GAGAAGAGGTGACGCTGACAGTTGAAGACGAAGTTGTGGTGATCAACAACATCCTTCTCCCAAATAAGACgcttacgttttttttttcttaa
- the LOC126610646 gene encoding uncharacterized protein LOC126610646, which translates to MADHHHHHHHQHRPHRLSLPQRPTTPTTFSTTTPTAFSATPTTATSRQYPVYPFSSTPIATPSKYRLSSLNPKPFNPNSSKSSLSFLFLLLLSLRSLYSLLPFLRSSPSFSLFPFSFLVSLLSFLLTLSSSLLTSSSSSKDPFHQKQNQPIFSLTLITQSQHRILVAKSILLAVVFLLRFQALRYCGTAAMILAELSGNVAARFLADGHDSSVGGDRNRSSKVRGFLALFSGLFLLSMSWDRIDCFPFSAKLVESLGLSLFPRVNCVRIWPMMLPFLAGFLGCYERVSMNWGTIRQLGRKRVRVISLFFTTVVLFIPAVVSFFMFEAVGDGVSVGTLVWPLANTVVFGVLLSESFSDDKSLSSNDFRREYMVTFLCTLVLELFYFPELSLWGLLLCGLLLYVAVRELDPYYLKYLELGMESSESFTTAIMKPIKHILSERKSRKIALFLMINTGYMFVEFAAGFMSNSLGLISDACHMLFDCAALAIGLYASYISRLPANNQYNYGRGRFEVLSGYTNAVFLVLVGLLIVLESFERILDPQEISTSSLLVVSIGGLLVNVVGLIFFHEEHHHAHGGSGSCSHSHHHPHPHDSVGHNHEGHGKHEECIPVFSEDHEKSCSGHHDHHHEQQHGSSVSSKDHNCGSKECHDHQHDQHDHHGHSKHDSHVHSHHHDQHDHAHQHHHHDHAHQHEHHDHAHQHEHHDHAHLHEHHDHAHQHEHHDHAHQHEHHDHAHTHGSLPHQVAESHIQEAGFHSHKQPIDGEKSAKHQHRHIDHNMEGIFLHVLADTLGSVGVVISTLLIKYKGWLVADPACSIFISVLIISSVIPLLRNSAEILLQRIPRAHEQDLRKALIEVRKIRGVSGIRNWHIWSFTNSDVVGTLHLHVSTEIDKAAAKAKVSHVLHEAGVKDLTLQLECVGS; encoded by the coding sequence ATGGccgatcaccaccaccaccaccaccaccagcacAGGCCTCACCGTCTCTCACTCCCCCAGCGTCCCACCACCCCCACCACCTTCTCCACCACTACACCCACCGCCTTCTCCGCCACACCCACCACCGCCACATCTAGACAGTACCCTGTTTACCCTTTCTCATCGACCCCGATTGCAACTCCGTCCAAATACCGCCTCTCATCCCTCAACCCCAAACCGTTCAACCCCAACAGCAGCAAGTCCTCCCtctccttcctcttcctcctcctcctctccctCCGCTCCCTCTATTCCCTCCTCCCTTTCCTCCGCTCCtccccttctttctctctcttccccttcTCTTTCCtcgtctctctcctctccttccTCCTCACCCTCTCCTCTTCCCTcctcacctcctcctcctcttccaaaGACCCTTTTCACCAAAAGCAAAACCAACCCATCTTCTCTCTCACCTTGATCACACAGTCCCAGCACAGAATCTTGGTTGCCAAATCGATTCTTCTTGCCGTGGTCTTCCTCCTCCGGTTTCAGGCGCTTCGTTATTGCGGCACCGCCGCCATGATCCTGGCAGAATTGTCCGGCAACGTGGCGGCCCGGTTCTTGGCGGATGGCCATGATTCGAGTGTCGGCGGCGATAGGAATCGGTCCTCCAAGGTCCGTGGGTTTCTTGCTCTGTTTTCTGGGTTATTTTTGTTATCTATGAGTTGGGATCGGATTGACTGCTTCCCATTTTCTGCTAAATTGGTTGAAAGTTTGGGACTTTCACTGTTTCCAAGAGTCAATTGCGTGAGAATTTGGCCAATGATGCTTCCATTTCTCGCTGGATTTTTGGGTTGCTACGAACGGGTATCGATGAATTGGGGAACAATTAGGCAATTGGGTCGAAAACGGGTTCGTGTAATTTCGCTGTTTTTTACAACTGTTGTGCTGTTCATTCCTGCTGTTGTGAGTTTTTTCATGTTTGAAGCTGTGGGAGATGGAGTTTCAGTGGGAACTTTAGTTTGGCCTCTGGCAAACACCGTTGTTTTTGGGGTGCTTCTGAGTGAAAGTTTTAGTGATGACAAGTCATTGAGTTCAAACGATTTCCGAAGAGAGTATATGGTAACATTTCTGTGTACTCTTGTGTTGGAGTTGTTCTATTTTCCTGAATTATCACTTTGGGGACTGTTGCTATGTGGGTTGTTACTGTATGTTGCTGTTAGGGAATTGGATCCTTACTATTTGAAATATCTTGAACTGGGGATGGAGTCTTCAGAATCGTTTACTACCGCCATTATGAAGCCGATTAAGCACATTTTGAGTGAGAGGAAGTCACGCAAGATTGCACTTTTCCTTATGATCAATACTGGATACATGTTTGTGGAATTTGCTGCTGGGTTCATGAGCAATAGTCTGGGGCTGATATCTGATGCCTGTCACATGTTGTTTGATTGTGCTGCTCTTGCAATTGGGCTATATGCTTCGTATATTTCTCGCTTGCCTGCAAACAATCAGTATAATTATGGGCGTGGGAGATTTGAGGTTCTTTCGGGATATACTAATGCTGTTTTCCTGGTGTTGGTTGGATTGTTGATAGTTTTGGAGTCGTTTGAGAGGATTTTGGACCCTCAGGAGATATCGACTAGCAGTTTATTAGTTGTTTCAATCGGGGGGCTTCTTGTTAATGTGGTTGGTTTAATCTTCTTTCACGAGGAGCATCATCATGCTCATGGTGGATCAGGATCATGCTCCCACTCCCACCATCACCCGCATCCGCATGACTCTGTTGGGCATAATCATGAAGGTCATGGAAAGCATGAGGAATGCATACCTGTTTTCAGTGAAGACCATGAAAAATCATGTTCTGGCCATCATGACCATCATCATGAACAACAACATGGCAGTTCTGTCAGTTCTAAAGATCACAATTGCGGAAGCAAAGAGTGCCATGATCACCAACATGATCAGCATGACCACCATGGCCATAGTAAGCATGACAGCCACGTTCATAGCCACCACCATGACCAACATGATCATGCCCACCAACATCATCACCATGACCATGCCCACCAGCATGAACATCATGACCATGCCCACCAGCACGAACACCATGACCATGCCCACCTGCACGAACACCATGACCATGCCCACCAGCACGAACACCATGACCATGCCCACCAGCACGAACACCATGACCACGCCCACACTCATGGAAGCTTACCCCATCAAGTGGCGGAATCTCACATTCAAGAAGCAGGTTTCCATAGCCATAAACAGCCAATTGATGGAGAAAAATCAGCTAAGCATCAACATCGCCACATTGACCACAACATGGAAGGAATATTTTTGCACGTTTTGGCTGACACCTTGGGAAGTGTCGGAGTTGTGATATCAACCCTCTTGATTAAGTACAAGGGATGGCTGGTTGCTGATCCTGCCTGCTCGATATTCATTTCCGTCTTGATTATATCTTCGGTTATCCCATTACTTAGAAACTCGGCAGAAATCTTGCTCCAAAGAATTCCCAGAGCACACGAGCAGGATTTGAGAAAAGCTCTTATCGAGGTTAGGAAGATAAGGGGGGTTTCTGGCATTCGGAACTGGCACATATGGAGTTTCACAAACAGCGACGTAGTGGGGACTCTCCATCTCCATGTCTCAACAGAAATCGACAAGGCTGCTGCAAAGGCAAAGGTCTCACACGTACTACACGAAGCTGGAGTCAAGGACTTAACATTGCAGTTGGAATGCGTTGGATCATAG
- the LOC126610645 gene encoding alpha-mannosidase 2-like codes for MAFSSYIGSTRRGGWANSLLPSSSASNPKSKLTRKPRRRLPLRDFIFANFFVIGLSISLFFFLIVFLRYGVPTPLSSHFKSKSPARFSKPRKPVSRKNVSAADADAGATVDITTKDLYDKIDFSDVDGGPWKQGWRVSYKGDEWDSEKLKVIVVPHSHNDPGWKLTVEEYYDMQSRHILDTIVDTLSKDSRRKFIWEEMSYLERWWRDASDHKRESFTNLVKNGQLEIVGGGWVMNDEANSHYYAIIEQMTEGNRWLNETVGVIPKNAWAIDPFGYSPTMAYLLRRMGFENMLIQRTHYELKKELALHKNLEYVWRQSWDVDETTDIFVHMMPFYSYDIPHTCGPEPAICCQFDFARMHGFDYELCPWRDDPVETNQGNVQERALILLDQYKKKSTLYRTNTLLIPLGDDFRYKSIDEAEAQFRNYQMLFDYINSNPSLNTEAKFGTLEDYFWTLREEAERINHSLPGEIGSFQVGGFPSLSGDFFTYADRQQDYWSGYYVSRPFFKAVDRVLEQTIRTTDMMIAFLLGYCQKPQCEKLPLGFSYKLAAARRNLALFQHHDGVTGTAKDHVVLDYGTRMHTSLQDLQIFMSKAIEVLLGMRHEKNDNNPSQFEPEQVRSKYDVQPVHRAIMAREGTRQSVVFFNPLEQTREEVVMVIVNRPDVTVLDSNWTCVQSQISPELQHDKSKTFTGRHRVYWQASVPALGLQTYYIANGFVGCEKAKPAKLKFFSKSGSLSCPTPYACSKPNADVAEIQNRNHILTFDVKHGLLQKISYKNGSQNVAGEEIAMYSSSGSGAYLFKPKGDAQPIIEEGGQLVISEGPLVQEVYSYPRTAWEKSPISHSTRIYNGENTVQEFLIEKEYHVELLGQEFDDKELIVRYKTDVDNKRIFFSDLNGFQMSRRETYDKIPVQGNYYPMPSLAFMQGSNGQRFSVHSRQALGVASLKNGWLEIMLDRRLVRDDGRGLGQGVMDNRAMNVIFHIVVESNISATSNPVSNPLPLNPSLLSHRVSTHLNYPLHAFINKKPEELTVQPPPRSFSPLAASLPCDLHIVSFKVPQPLKYTQQPLGDSRFALILQRQNWDSSYCRKGRSGCTRFADETVTLFYMFKDLAVFNARATSLNLLHEDMDMLGYTDQFGDVAQDGHVLMSPMEIQAYKLELRPHKLMLTSSSYDHTDEGTGDLISFLHSHGCFFNGVSSI; via the exons ATGGCTTTCTCGTCGTACATTGGCAGCACCCGCCGCGGCGGCTGGGCCAACTCCCTCCTCCCTTCCTCCTCCGCTTCCAACCCCAAATCCAAGCTCACCAGAAAGCCCCGCAGGCGATTACCCCTCCGCGACTTCATCTTCGCAAACTTCTTCGTTATCGGCCTCTCgatctccctcttcttcttcctcatcgtCTTCCTCCGCTACGGCGTCCCCACACCCCTCTCCTCCCACTTCAAATCCAAATCCCCCGCCCGCTTCTCCAAACCCCGGAAGCCCGTTTCCCGCAAGAACGTCTCGGCCGCCGACGCCGATGCGGGGGCCACCGTCGACATCACCACCAAGgacctgtacgacaagattgacTTCTCGGATGTGGACGGCGGGCCGTGGAAGCAGGGGTGGCGGGTGAGCTACAAAGGGGACGAGTGGGACTCTGAGAAATTGAAGGTGATCGTGGTGCCCCATTCGCATAACGATCCCGGCTGGAAGCTCACGGTGGAAGAGTACTACGATATGCAATCCAGACATATTCTCGACACCATCGTCGATACGCTTTCGAAG GATTCTCGGCGCAAGTTTATATGGGAAGAGATGTCTTATCTGGAAAGATGGTGGAGAGATGCCTCTGATCACAAAAGGGAGTCATTCACCAATTTGGTGAAAAATGGTCAGCTCGAAATTGTTGGAGGTGGCTGGGTAATGAACGATGAG GCTAATTCACATTATTATGCCATAATTGAGCAG ATGACAGAAGGAAATAGGTGGTTGAACGAAACTGTTGGGGTTATTCCTAAAAATGCTTGGGCAATAGATCCATTTGGATACTCACCTACCATGGCATATCTTCTCCGTCGCATGGGTTTTGAAAATATGCTTATTCAGAGGACCCATTATGAGCTGAAGAAGGAACTTGCACTGCATAAAAATTTGGAGTATGTATGGCGTCAGAGCTGGGATGTGGATGAAACAACCGATATTTTTGTCCACATGATGCCCTTTTATTCTTATGATATTCCACATACTTGTGGTCCAGAGCCTGCTATTTGTTGTCAGTTTGACTTTGCTCGAATGCATGGCTTTGATTATGAACTCTGTCCGTGGAGAGACGATCCAGTAGAGACCAACCAGGGAAATGTTCAGGAGCGGGCACTTATTCTACTAGATCAATATAAGAAGAAATCAACACTGTACAGGACAAATACACTTCTTATTCCTCTTGGAGATGATTTCCGCTACAAAAGCATCGATGAAGCTGAAGCTCAGTTTAGGAACTACCAAATGCTGTTTGATTATATCAATTCTAATCCCAGTTTGAACACAGAGGCCAAGTTTGGAACTCTGGAAGATTACTTTTGGACCCTTCGTGAGGAGGCTGAAAGAATAAATCATTCACTTCCTGGTGAGATTGGTTCCTTTCAGGTTGGGGGTTTTCCTTCTTTGTCAGGTGACTTCTTCACTTATGCTGATAGGCAACAGGACTATTGGAGTGGCTATTATGTTTCCAGGCCTTTCTTCAAGGCTGTTGATCGAGTTCTCGAGCAGACAATTCGTACCACAGATATGATGATTGCTTTCCTGCTTGGGTACTGCCAGAAACCACAATGTGAAAAGTTGCCCTTGGGGTTCTCCTACAAATTGGCTGCAGCTAGGAGGAACTTAGCTCTTTTCCAGCATCACGATGGAGTGACTGGTACTGCTAAAGATCATGTGGTCCTGGACTATGGGACTCGGATGCACACATCTTTGCAGGACTTGCAGATTTTCATGTCTAAAGCTATTGAAGTACTGCTCGGAATGCGCCATGAGAAAAATGACAATAACCCGTCTCAGTTTGAGCCAGAACAGGTGAGATCTAAATATGATGTTCAGCCTGTTCATAGAGCAATCATGGCCCGTGAAGGAACTAGACAGTCGGTGGTGTTTTTTAATCCTTTGGAGCAGACAAGAGAAGAGGTTGTGATGGTTATTGTTAACCGTCCAGATGTTACTGTTCTAGACTCAAACTGGACATGTGTTCAAAGCCAAATATCCCCTGAGCTTCAGCATGATAAAAGCAAAACTTTTACTGGAAGGCACCGTGTCTACTGGCAGGCTTCTGTTCCTGCATTGGGGTTGCAAACATATTACATTGCTAATGGGTTTGTTGGATGTGAAAAGGCCAAAccagcaaaactaaaatttttctCAAAGTCTGGTTCTTTATCTTGTCCCACTCCATATGCTTGCTCAAAACCAAACGCTGATGTGGCTGAAATCCAGAACAGGAACCACATACTCACCTTTGATGTGAAGCATGGCTTGCTGCAGAAAATAAGTTATAAGAATGGTTCACAAAATGTTGCGGGTGAGGAAATAGCTATGTACTCTAGCTCGGGAAGTGGAGCCTACCTATTTAAACCGAAGGGTGATGCCCAGCCTATCATCGAAGAAGGTGGGCAGTTGGTGATCTCTGAGGGCCCTTTGGTGCAGGAAGTTTACTCTTATCCAAGGACTGCATGGGAGAAGAGCCCCATTTCTCATAGCACCCGTATCTACAATGGAGAGAATACTGTACAGGAATTTCTCATTGAGAAGGAGTATCATGTTGAGCTTCTCGGCCAGGAGTTTGATGACAAGGAGTTGATAGTTAGGTATAAAACAGATGTTGATAACAAAAGAATATTCTTTTCTGATTTAAATGGCTTTCAGATGAGCCGGAGAGAAACCTATGATAAAATCCCAGTTCAGGGCAATTATTACCCTATGCCCTCTCTTGCATTCATGCAGGGCTCCAATGGTCAGCGGTTTTCAGTCCATTCCCGGCAGGCGTTGGGTGTCGCAAGTCTTAAAAATGGATGGTTGGAGATTATGCTTGACCGTCGTTTGGTAAGAGATGATGGACGAGGTCTTGGACAAGGAGTGATGGACAACCGTGCTATGAATGTAATCTTCCACATCGTTGTGGAGTCTAACATTTCAGCCACATCAAACCCAGTTTCCAACCCATTGCCCTTGAAcccctctcttctttctcaccGTGTCAGTACTCACCTGAACTATCCGTTGCATGCATTCATTAACAAGAAGCCAGAGGAGTTAACAGTGCAGCCACCCCCAAGATCTTTCTCCCCCTTAGCCGCTTCCTTACCATGTGATCTGCATATTGTAAGTTTTAAGGTTCCCCAACCTCTAAAATACACTCAGCAACCTCTCGGAGATTCTAGGTTTGCGCTAATTTTACAGAGACAGAACTGGGACTCTTCATATTGTCGGAAGGGCAGATCAGGGTGCACTAGATTTGCTGATGAGACTGTGACTCTCTTTTACATGTTCAAAGACCTTGCGGTATTTAATGCAAGAGCTACTTCCTTAAATCTTTTACATGAGGACATGGATATGCTTGGGTATACTGATCAATTTGGAGATGTTGCTCAAGACGGACACGTTCTTATGTCTCCAATGGAAATACAGGCTTACAAGTTGGAATTGCGGCCGCACAAATTAAT GCTTACAAGTTCAAGTTACGACCACACGGATGAAGGTACTGGTGACTTGATTTCATTTCTCCATTCTCATGGATGCTTCTTCAATGGGGTTAGTAGCATATGA